The Haliotis asinina isolate JCU_RB_2024 chromosome 2, JCU_Hal_asi_v2, whole genome shotgun sequence genomic interval CTGTTCTAACCCTGTTACCAGATCAGTCAGGCTTGTTGTGAAGGGCCTCAACAATAAGAACCACGAACTATTCATTGCCCGGCTTTGTGAGGAGATCACCCCAGACAACAGTTACCATAAGGTTAGTACCTGATGTCCCAGGTTAGTATCAGAACAGGAACCTGCTTAATGTCACTCCAGTGACATGAACTGGATGAATAAACAGTGTTTCTGCTTGACATAAGCTTAGTCTTAGAGAAGTTACTGTAAGTTTCATCGCAGaatagtagtactagtagtaaaGGTGGTTTACCATAGGTTGTGTTTCAGGGTCCTGATCCACAAACGTTTGTAGCACTACAATATTTGTAAGCCTGTGATAAATTATAGACGCTTTTTGACTTGGAACCCATAGCTGTAGTTATTGCCTGTCACCTTAGGTTATTTTAAGATAGGTTCGATAGTGTCCCGATTGCCAGTTACCATATGTTTAGTCTGTCATCCTTATTACTTGCACAGAAATGTGTTCAGTGCCAGttactttaaaggtcacatgcaacataaaacacaactttacagattctgatgcctttcggtatgcacttaccgaaacaaataatcaaaaatgccagttcagcctataaagttgaaaaaaaatgtgatgaaaaaaaagcgtGCAAAATtagagttcaaatgattcactaaatttcccccagcgctggggggaaaagtggtttcaactgctgtgctgcgctgcacccataacacatgcgcagtgaataggttcgcggagcttgaatcagcctgcctggagtatgaggtagtgagcagtagtctaatcttggctgtgtacacaaacaagttaacaatctactcgttacattagAAAAAGCACTTGGATAATTGTGGTTAGCAGCCTCGGTCACAGAGAAAACTTAATGTGtgatttattgacacctatatgcctgcctgctaaagacaatatgcaatacacatctTCAATCATTggccacatgcaatttgaacttatcaCCTATcgggctatacgccataaacaaaataaattgatttacgACTCCTGCATTGTCTCTGccgcattatgtaattaggcaggtgtgatacttgtacacgacatgttttaatgtctatgggttgcaaacaaactacatacatttttctcggatgattggatctgacggaaactggtgcaaactcttgtcagtttcaaggccTGCTTTAATTTGTACGTGGACGAAtggcagtttccagccacgcagtagttcaccatctctttttgactggatcgaatgcaaattcagtgaatatgtatttacaaaaaccAACATCTCCATATACATTcgttatggatgacaacttcttctagcgtatatgattttgtttgacagcggtatgtgaatccatactgaaacgacgcatcaagtacaaaaaAGGGCGTTGTTATTCatgaagaatcttactttcttgcagggataatctacaccTAATCTCCCtgtttcttgtgactcgccataaatgccaatcaaacagatcatctttctgtacacacaatgagctctcagcgtatcagcaaatgaaccggcCAGTCGGAAGctgtcattacacttgagtgcacagccacccgctatgactgggttcagtctcccaAGGTTTTCATTTCGAGGgcagtaaacccaagtacaaaatattgcacttttgaatcgcggttgtacgcttataattttgtttatttgtttttttacaagcagcaatgtatattatatgtcatgaataagtgataattgtgttttaattaggtttttatgttttggttgcatgtgacctttaagttaaaTTTTGAAAGTGTCCCTGTTTACAGTTACACTTACAATAgaggcagtagggtagcctagtggttgaaacaTTCACACCAAAGAAGCAATTCCAATTTTCCCCACGTTGGTGAAGCCCACTTCGGGGTCCTCAGACATATATTGTTGGTATATTCCCAAAAGTAGTGTAAAACTCAATCACTACGGTTACGGTAACTTCTATTGCTCCCCTCTGTCACCAGGTCAAGACAGACTGTGTGTTGCTTATGATGAAGAAGTCGTCATCCATCACCTGGGCTTACGTCACGGAGGCAGAGAAAAAAGCGAAAGAAGTAAAAAAGTAAGGTTTCCACCCATTATTCTCTGTGACAGATATGTTTCataacttttttgtttacattatatGTCTTAATATGCTAAAATGCAGGCACCAGACAAAATATTGTCAGTATTGTTTGAGATGACTTTCCTGATTCAAACCCAGTAAAAAATATAGTCAAAAACATGTCTAATCCGTGTGTCGAATAATGAAAGTGGGTGAGTGGCATTTTTTTTAACTTGGAGTCAGGTATGGACAACTTTATTgataaacaacatttttatttaATAATCTGCTGTTATTATGTAGTGTTAACCAGTAGAGCATATAACatggcattctcttcccacagaggttactcctgtcatatcttcctctgtaacctctgttctaatacggacAGATTTCCCGTTTCTCATAAAATCAACTATCGGTCAAAAATCGCAGCACAAATTctctcccttctttctatcaTCCAATATTGATCAGGTGTTACATCAGCTTAGATCCAATATGGCAGCCACCATGGAGTTAGTCGATCAACATGTGAAGGAtagattcggtatttcatgtttaactgaaaagcaGAAAGTAGCACAATATATATTGCAGGAATGAATTGACAAGATGTTTCTGCTGTTGTGACACTTAAGATGTTTAATGGCTAGCTTGTTGTATGTCAAATGTGGGGATGGAGATTATATCAGTGATCAGCGATTATATGAGTGGGTTCTGTCTAGACGGAACGTTTCCTCGTGCTGGGGACGAGGTTCTAGTTTTTCTGAAGTATATGGAAATTACCGAGGATCACTTTTAaacgtcgctgattgcacaactaaatctgattgcagtCATACATGAATCCAGAACacttgcaccatgaaagggtcgtattagaataGCAGTTGCATAGTAGGATATGACACgtgtaacctctgtgggaagagaatggtaaCATGGACACGAACAggaataaatattaatatttatttagCAGTTGGCGTTTTGGGTATGTGTCACTTTGCCTGCAGCCATTGTAATGCAAGATTGACATAATAGTTACatgttcttgtttattgttCATTATGCACTTGACCAGCTTCATTTATAGTCAGTAGAATCTTCAATACTCATATCTCGCTGATAGCACTCAGAACTTGCAGTAATTTCAAGCATAATGATGTCATGAAAACAATGACTGAAAAACTGATAAAATCTGTATTATAACCAATTTGCACCGTAAGTGAAGTTTATGAATAAAAACTACCGACACACCCAAAATGACCTTAAACTTTTTGCAAGCCAGACTCTTCTGATGACAGGTTTGTCAGAGAAGGGAGTTTGAATCATTCTAATGCAAAGATTGTATGGAGTAGCACAATCGTGAAGCTTCAATCTCATAGTCATATGGATCCAAGGTGACTTCTTATTGTTTCATacaaggggcagtggggtagcctaatggttaaagtgtctgctcgttatgctgaaaacccaggttcgattcctcacatgggtacagtgtgtgaagcccatttctggtatccccccacactgtgatattgctggaatattgctaaaagctgcacaaaaactaaactctctgaGTTTTCATAAAAGAAATCATACATAGTGGCCTGGTAATAaagtttttttccattttaatctTTCAGACCAACATTTGATGAAAAGGAAGACCCCAATGCAAGCCTGATGAAAATGATGCAGAACATGTACgaggatggtgatgatgatatgaAGAGAACGATCGCCAAGGCATGGACAGAAGGACGGGACAAGAATCCTGTGATGTGAAGCAACTAGGGGTGGGGTAGGGTGGGGTAGGACATCTTGTGGGATGAGTTTTGAGCATCGACATGGTTGGTATGACTGAAAAAATACCATTTTGTGAGGCTCACGTCTTTTTCAGGTTTTTGTCTATATGTAATTTTTGTAAAATTTATGAAAAGGTTCTAATATTGTCTACAGACTGTTTGTATTTTCACTATGTTTGCCTGTGTTTTGATATGAATTTGTTATTATTGATATCCTTACGTGTCAAGATTAAATAATTGTTTTCATCAATTTCACTGAAACTTGCAAGTATTGGCATATGGTGGTGTTGACAcaatgaggggcggtggggtagcctgatggttaaagcattcactcgccCTGCTATAGATCGGGGTTtggttct includes:
- the LOC137273289 gene encoding calcyclin-binding protein-like is translated as MASIEELKKDIEELKKFENESTRPRVQKALSVEIRKIESMIALQENPTPVNPVAPQSTIRQEVKVRSEQIKKYAWDQSDKFMKLYVTLDGVQGIPAENITSTFTDRSVRLVVKGLNNKNHELFIARLCEEITPDNSYHKVKTDCVLLMMKKSSSITWAYVTEAEKKAKEVKKPTFDEKEDPNASLMKMMQNMYEDGDDDMKRTIAKAWTEGRDKNPVM